TTTTACGAAACGTTTTATTATGAAAAAGTTCTAAAATACCATTCGATCTAATGGAGTTTTCCATAAAAACATCAATTTCTGTTGGAATTCTCTCGTTTTTCTGAAGTTCAAAAATTGAAATTAAAACTGCAGCTATATGTTGACAATCCGTTTTAATTGAAGTTAGTTTAGGACAAGTGCACTTGCAATAAACATCACCATTTTCTTCTTTTAAAACATGAACGGTAAAATCTTCATTTCCTATAACTGTTGCAGTACAAGCATTATCATAATATTTTTCGATTTGTACTTTATTTGCGCGATAAAAAGAGTCACCCCTTTTGAAGGAGACTGTACCGCAGCGTTCTTTTATGATTTTATGATTCAATTTTATTTTCAATTAACTGCTCCTTCCAAAATAAATAGAATGAATATAACTATCTTACCATTAATTATTTATTTATCTAAAATATTGCTTCAAATCTTCTTATAAAAATAGAAAAAAAGAAGCCATTTTTGACTTCTTTTTGTAAAAATCTATTTTTGTTCTACAATTCCATGTCTAAAAGCATAAATTACAGCCTGAGTTCGATCAACCACTTCTAATTTCGTTAAAATATTACTTACATGCGTTTTTACTGTTTTTAATGAAACAAACAAAGTATCGGCGATTTCTTGATTTGATTTACCTTCAGTCATTAAATGGAGCACTTCTTGTTCTCTAGCCGTTAAATCATCATGTAATTCGCGTTGAGTAGATTTTCTCATTCTATTCATCATTTTCCCAGTAACAACTGGTTCTAAAACTGAGCCACCTTTATATGTCGTTCGTATTGCATTAGCGATATCACTAGCTCTAGATGTTTTTAACATATAACTGATCGCACCAGCATCAATTGCGGGATAAACATTTTCATCATCAATAAAGCTTGTAACAATAATGATTTTTGCTTCTGGCCATTTTGATATAATTTGTTTCGTCGCTTCAATTCCATCCATAACTTCCATTATTAAGTCCATTAATACAATATCAGGACGTTTTTCTAATACAAGTTCTACGCCTTCTTTTCCATTACTTGCTTGACCAACCACTTCAATATCAGATTGAGTACTTAAATATGTAGAAACACCCATTCTTACCATCTCATGATCATCAACTAACACGACTTTGATCAAATTTCCCACCTCTATTCAATTACTGGAACTTTTACTTCTATCTGGGTTCCTCTTTTTGGTATACTTACAATTTTTGCCGTTCCACCAATTTCAGAAGAACGTTCACTTATCGATTGCAATCCATACGAACCAGTTTTTCGGTTCTCGACATCAAAACCAATACCATCATCAATCATTCGCACTAATACAAAATCTTCAATTTTTCTAACTCGTATTTCAAAGGTTTTTGCATTTGCATGCCTTAAAGTATTCGATAATGCTTCTTGAATAATTCTAAATATATGATCCTCTACACCTTTTGAGAGTGTAATATCATCGATTTTCCATTTCAATTGAAGAGCTTGACGATTTGTTAATTCAGTTAGAAGCTTTTCTACGCCTTCTTTTAAGCTTTTACCTTCTAACTGAACTGGTCTTAAGTGTAA
This genomic interval from Gottfriedia acidiceleris contains the following:
- a CDS encoding response regulator transcription factor; its protein translation is MIKVVLVDDHEMVRMGVSTYLSTQSDIEVVGQASNGKEGVELVLEKRPDIVLMDLIMEVMDGIEATKQIISKWPEAKIIIVTSFIDDENVYPAIDAGAISYMLKTSRASDIANAIRTTYKGGSVLEPVVTGKMMNRMRKSTQRELHDDLTAREQEVLHLMTEGKSNQEIADTLFVSLKTVKTHVSNILTKLEVVDRTQAVIYAFRHGIVEQK